The genomic DNA CTATTGAAAGTATCTCGTAATTAGAGCCAAGCTAATGCCTAGGATCAGTAGGGTATTGGTCTAAGACATTAGGATTTACGGCGGTGATATCTGTGCTtcaaccgaaaaaaagaaagtaaattttaatatagaaATATATCTAAAAGTCAGCTGGTGAGTAGCTTGAGACGTTctaatataaagaaataatgTAAAGCACAAAATAGGCCAATAGGAGGCGACATTTCTGCGATAAGGCTATATCAGTTAAAAGAAGCGTTCGTGAGCAATAAGTGCATAATCTACTGACCAGCAATGCAAAGCTCCCTCAGCAGATCATTGACGGAAGAGAAGAGCACCGAATCATCGGATCATGGAGAAGATCGACTATCTATGAAACAGGTGATCGGTCCAAACCATGAAATATGTGTTCACTTCGTATTGGACTATATTGAGATTTCAAATCCCGATGATGTGGTTCACTACTTAGAGCACTCAATATTCCTGCTAGGATCAGAGAATACATGAGTTGTGATTGATTCGATATATGGGcaatacttttatttatttattttttttataattaatgaaaatgacTTCTTCTCCCTTAAAGGGAAAAGATTTGTAGATAGGTATTTTGCTTATTGAGAATTATATGTTTTGCTTAACTAGGAAGATGAAATCAAAAGTGCCACAGCTGAGATAGGGGAAGTGAGAGAAGAAAACGAGCGGCTCAAGAGAATGCTAGACCAGTTGAAAGAGGATTATCGGTCACTCGAAGTTCAGTTCTTCGGCATCCTCCAGCGAGAGGCTTCGGGGAGATCCCTAATGGACTTTTCCACTAGTCTTGAAGACACCAAATTAGGACAAGAGCCCGTCTGCTTAAGTCTAGGAATGTGCCCTGTTGAATCCAAACAGGACAAGAGGAAAGAAACATGGAAACGAGCTGATGGAGAGCTCAAGTCTGGATTAGGTCTCAGGCTGAATACAAAGCTTCAGCTCTCCCCGGAGGTTATATCATCCCCTGACCCGGAAGACAGGACATCATTGGAGGGACCAAAGGACGAGGATGCAGGAGAGATTTGGCCCCCAAGCAAAGTCCAGAAGATGGAAGGAGATGGAGATAGCAATGATATTTCTCAGCAAGCGCAGATGAAGCGAGCAAGGGTCAGCATTCGAGCTTGGTGTGACTCCACCACGGTAATAGTCTCTTACACATTTTCTGGATAGGAATTCAAGATCAATGATGAAGACCGAGTGACCTGAATTGGCAAGCCAACAGCATATATATGAGTTGATATTTATATGTTCTTATTACTGTATTTTTAGATGAATGATGGGTGTCAATGGCGAAAATATGggcaaaaaatttcaaaaggaAATCCGTGCCCACGTGCTTACTACCGTTGCACGGTAGCACCTGCTTGTCCCGTAAGAAAACAGGTAATTTCTGATTCGAATTTACTAGAACATGTATAACTCTCTGGTACAATTGCTCATGCTAGCTTTCTTGGCTTCTGGAATCGCCATTGATGAACAAACCATCGGTTTCAGGTACAGAGATGTGCAGAGGACATGTCAGTACTTATTACCACCTACGAGGGCACCCACAACCACCCGCTCCAACTTTCTGCCAAGGCCATGGCTTCAACCACATCAGCGGCTGCCTCCATGCTTTTATCGGGCTCATCTTCGTCATCTCAAACCGGCCTTGGGCCCACAGCCACTATCCTTGCAGGCCCTGATGGTCTAAACTTCAGCCTCTACGACAATTCAATTAGGAGCAACTGCAGACATCCATTCTATAATCCAAACTCTCCCTCACAAATCCACCCAACAATCACATTAGACCTTACTACCCCTCCTCCCACTCCAGCAATGACTCATTTGAGCAGCCTGAATAGGTTGGATGCGAGACCAAGATTCCTGGGATCGAGTTTGGGCTTCTCGAACAACCTCCCAAGTGTTTGCACCCCGAGTGATCCGGTTAACGGGCTTGAGAAGCAAACCCGGGAACCGTCTCAGTCCCTGACGGATACCCTCACCAAAGTCCTCACCACAGACCCAGCCTTCCAGTCAGCGATAGCAGCTGCAGTACAATCAATGGTAAAAAATAAGACCCAATTTGCCGGGCAATCAAGCTTCCCACTTTTGCAAAACCCGCTGCCATTTCCGGTCGATGAGACTGCACCTAAACCGATGCTTGACATAGATAGCAACGGATTATAGAAGTCCAACAGAAGGGTAGATATTCTTGTCACTGTGATCTCAATGTTGTTACGAGTTCCATTAGCACAAGGAGCAAGATTTTGTAGTATTCATCATGTTTGTATCCCTTGTCCTGTCCCTTACTGCCTGTACAGTCTATATATTTCTGGAACTCGACGTCTGCTTCTGTTGCAGGTGGTCTAGTTTTTTACTTCTGAAATTCCTAAATAAGCCCAAACGATGTACATACCAGAAAATTATGGTACTCTCATTAGTCTCGCTTCTGAAACTTCACTCGTCCCCGAGTTTTCCTCTTGGATCCTGCACACCGTCGTTTCATGTGCTGATTTTTTCACTCTCTACCGGTTTCTAGTCCAAACACATCAATCAAGCGACCACGCACTTGTGACCAAAGCATGATCTAGGATTAGAACTTCCCTCTTGCATCTTCCTCTGCTTTTTTTCACCGACCAATGAGCCAAGGGCGCGAGCTTATTTACTATCGGAATGTTTCGTGATTCGCAACATAATACATGAATGCAATATAGCACATCCTAGACACTTGCACACATCGGGAAAATGTACAGCTCAatgacaaaagaaaagaatgtaGTGGTTATTTTAAGTACTGCTCGTACTTGCAATCCCAATCCTGGTGTACTCCCAAATCGCAACTGAATGCCTGAATAGATCCATGCTGTTTAACATTGATCCGATAAACAAAAGCCTGGCCTTGGATCGAATAGTGACCttgattattattaattgCACAATTAGTTGATGATTCATGCAGGCTAGCTCCTACTCCAGATTGCCATTTCATTCTTATTGCCCTTTTTCTCTACACCCTCATGCATGTATGGGCTGAGCTCAGACTAGGCCCAAATTGACAAGCCACCCGCATGCATGTTAAACTGATGAATTGCACGGGCTTGTAAACGGCATTTCGCTCCAGAGCTTGAAAACAGCTACGGCCCACGAGAATGGGAAAATATTCTGTGGATGTTACTCGCCATTTAACGTGATCGGCAATAcctatttttctaaataatataGATAGGATTTAAGTAGGCTCATGAGGCCCGAGATATATAACTTATCAGTTAGCATGTACTAAATATTATCTCCATGCATGCGAAATCCAAAGAGTGCGGATATCCTCACCACAATGGATCCATATCTTTTGCCTATGGGCTCTCATGAGGACATACTAACTTCTTATCTGTAGACCGACCTGTTTGGATTGGATTCagatatacatacatacatatatatatatatatggggctAAACATTGTGTTGTTAAAGGGCATGGACCTGTTTTAACTACCGGTGAATTAGGAGATCTGTATATATTCATGTTTTTTTAACTTTGCCACTCCCTCGGGGAAAATATTCTTGTTAGGTAATGAGAGAAGCCAGTAAAGATCCCTCCATTGTATACATACGGTAGtgcttgaaattaattaatgttgggtatccctccaatttggaggaagttgggctcaaattgtattgggcttttatcgggccttaataagcccaagaacccattttattagggtttttgtttcagcaaatcagctgaggtaTAAAAGCAGCAGCAGACTGCAGTAGCAGCACAAAGTAGACAGCAGCGGCAGAGGAGCTGCAAGCAGCAAAACAgcacaaagaacaaaggaagagcagagccgaattctgctcaacaggggcagcgcgcagctggagatcaaacctcgatcgggacatcaaacgaactccgattgggacgaaattttgacagcagcttcacaacacgtggggctaacttctgaacggtcagaatttctattcgagctctgtaggtgctgtttcagctgattttgtgaaccacccggtgtgggtgacgaatttagtatttgggtgatccaagagagtgtttctcttgagtttggtgatccaagggtttacccttgatgaaagacattgtataatcttcatagtggatcgttgattcggagttggtcccgtggtttttccccacattggggttttccacgtaaaattcttggtgttgttttactttactgcttattggttgatttgattagttcctatctcgattacaccagtaggggaggaagattaattgttgcgttattgtttggttgagtacatccctaacccccaacaagtggtatcagagcttcgggttagagaagtttgagtttttttcggtgttttcgagatggaggagtctacaggatccatgttcaagttgaatgcaaccaactactctatatggaagtctcggatggaggatcttctattttgcagggatttgtacgatcctattgaaggggattccgcgaaacccaaagataaggatgacaaggcttgggaacgcacaaatcggaagactattggtttgattcggcagtggatagacaatagtatttatcatcatgttgctcaggagacaaatgcaaaagctttgtgggataaattgacaaatctctatgcgaggaagacaccgcaaaataaagcattcctcgtgaagaagctggttcatcttcgttttcaggatggaggtgatatggctgcgcacatgaataatttccaggatattattaaccagttgacgaacctggagataatattacccgatgagttgcaggcttgtctacttttagggactctaccggataattgggacacactcgtggttgcattaagcaattctgcgccaaacgggaagctatcgttggctacggtgacagacagtttatttaatgaggagactagaaggaaaggcacgggaatttccattcagtctgaagctttggttactgaacaacgggggagaagtcaaagcagaaatttctcttccaagcatagtaactcacgtggcaaatcgaggggcagatcaaagtcgaagacgaggaaagtggtcacttgctatcactgtggaaaagagggacactacaaaagggagtgtagagctctgaagaaaaatcagaatggcaacggtgagagcaagaaggaagaaggcactacagcagtggcatgtgatggagagacctacatcatttgtgatgaagcttatgtgaatttcacatgtcaggactctacctgggttgcagatacaggtgcctcgtttcatgtcactcctcatcgggatttcttttcatcttacactaccggggactatggttatgtgagaatggggaatggacaatcatgcaagattgtcggtattggtgatgtctgtctagagaccgagcttggctgcaagttgcttttgaagaaggtgaggcatgttccagaaattcgccttaacctaatctcgacgggtcaacttgatgatgaaggctacagtaatgaattcagcaatgggagatggaagctctccaagggttcgttgattgtggcacggggtcagaagaccgacactctctacaggctgcgtgccagacacaactccggtcaggttaatgttgttgaggattatcctatcgagctatggcataggagacttgggcatatcagcgagaaaggtattcaaattcttgctagaaagcagtctttgcccgttaaaggtatgcacttgagcacttgtgatcactgtttagctggtaagcagaggagagtttcttttgttagaagtcgtccctctagatgccatcatatacttgatcttgtgcatacagatgtttgttttatgtcggatagatctcttggtggtgctctctattttgtgacatttatagatgatcacaccaggaaagtttgggcttaccctatgagaactaaagatcaggtgactgagattttcaagaacttccatgtagcagtggaaagagaaacaggcatgaagctgaaatgtgtcagagctgataatggtggtgagtatagaggtcctttcgagaactattgcaggactcacggtatcaaacttgagaagacggtaccgaagacaccacaacagaacgggcttgcagagagaatgaaccgcacaattgttgagagagttcgttgtatgctttctcaagcgaaactgtctaagcctttctggggcgaggcaatgaggtcagcggttgatcttattaatcttacaccgtcagttgcacttgatggagatgtaccccagcaggtgtggaccggcaagaaagtatcatataagcatctcagagtattcgggtgcagggcatctgttcacattcctcgagatgaaagatcaaaacttgatgccaaggcaaaacagtgcatcttcttgggttatgcacatgaagagttcgggtacaggctttgggaccctgatagcaagaagatcatcaggagcagggatgttgtcttctttgaggaccagacaatcgaggatttgcaaaagttagagaaggccagtgtaggcaatcctcacgagatctctattcctgtaccggttgatgtagagcatccaatggaagaggtacctggtgagtatgaagaaaccacgactgggggtgagattcctcaggtagatgatgatgtgactacggatgatacaggctcgcagttacagttagggcctgcagatctacctagacaatctgatagaataagacgatcatctacaagatatccgcctcatgaatatgtgctactgactgacgggggagaacctgagtgctatgatgaagctgtggcacatgagtacaaggagcactggttgaaggcgatgaatgaggagatgaactccttgtctgaaaatcacacgtatgacctagtgaagctaccgcaaggtaagagagcattgaagaacaaatgggtctacaggttgaagacagagaactcgcgacctcgatacaaagctcgactggtagtgaaaggtttcaaccagaagaaaggagttgacttcgaggagatcttctcgcccgttgtcaagatgtcatcgatccgagttgttctcgcactggcagctagtctgaacttggagatcgagcagctcgatgtaaaaacagctttcctgcatggtgacttggaggaagaaatatatatggagcagcctgaaggattccgagttaaaggtaaggagcatttggtgtgcaggctgagaaagagcttgtatgggcttaagcaagcacctcggcagtggtacaaaaagtttgactctttcatgttgagccatggctacacacggacaacttcagatcattgtgtgttcgtgaaacaattctcggatggtgattttatcattttactgttatatgtggatgatatgttgcttgtcggtcatgatatgagcaagattgcagagttgaagaaaaagctcagcaagtcctttgccatgaaggatttgggaccggcaaagcagatccttgggatgcatatttctcgtgacagatcaagtggaaaactttggctttctcaagagaagtacatcgagaagattttggatcggttcaacatgggtaatgctaaaccagtttcatcaccacttgcttctcatttcaaacttagctcgaagcaatgtcctacaagtgagaaggagaaagaagagatgaagaaagttccttactcatcagctgtaggaagtttgatgtatgccatggtctgtacaagaccagatatcgctcattctgttggtgtggttagtcgttttctctccaatccggggaaagagcattggaatgcagttaagtggattctgaggtatctcagaggaacatccaaggtgtgtttacactttggcactggtaagccggagttagtgggctatacggatgcggatatggcaggagatattgattcccggaaatccacttcgggatacttgataacttttgcagggggagctatctcatggcagtcaaggcttcaaaagtgtatcgctttgtctacaacggaagccgaatacattgcggtgaccgaaagttgcaaggagatgttgtggttgcaaaagtttttgcaggagttgagcttgaagcaagaaaggtatgttctacactgtgatagtcaaagcgcaattcatctttgcaagaatcccactttccattcgaggtcgaagcatatcgatatcaagtttcattggattagagatgtgttggagtctaagctggtgaagctagacaaagtacacactgatgagaatggagctgatatgatgacaaaacctctcgctagggagaaacttcatgtttgccgaagtatagccggtatgcttgaagcctccaaatagtcgggagggggagtttgttgggtatccctccaatttggaggaagttgggctcaaattgtattgggttTTTATCGGGCCTTAataagcccaagaacccattttattagggtttttgtttcagcaaatcagctgaggtaTAAAAGCAGCAGCAGACTGCAGTAGCAGCACAAAGTAGACAGCAGCGGCAGAGGAGCTGCAAGCAGCAAAACAgcacaaagaacaaaggaagagcagagccgaattctgctcaacaggggcagcgcgcagctggagatcaaacctcgatcgggacatcaaacgaactccgattgggacgaaattttgacagcagcttcacaacacgtggggctaacttctgaacggtcagaatttctattcgagctctgtaggtgctgtttcagctgattttgtgaaccacccggtgtgggtgacgaatttagtatttgggtgatccaagagagtgtttctcttgagtttggtgatccaagggtttacccttgatgaaagacattgtataatcttcatagtggatcgttgattcggagttggtcccgtggtttttccccacattggggttttccacgtaaaattcttggtgttgttttactttactgcttgttggttgatttgattagttcctatctcgattacaccagtaggggaggaagattaattgttgcgttattgtttggttgagtacatccctaaccccaacaattaattgataaaaatatagaacatatgaattaatttattctCTATTGGTTGACTTATCCTTCCACGTTCCATGTGCAGTCAGTTTTAACAAATTGTTTATCAAATCATTAGTGTAATCTCTGCATTAGGACAACAACAAGTGGCGATCGGCTGCTCCCGGCCTTCCGTGAATTGCTAATTGCTATCTCTATGTTTACAAAAGATGGGAGGAAGAGAGACCGATCACCACTTTtatgagcatatatatatacacacattcAATTTTGCTATAGTTATTATGATTTCTTATTTAACCAAGTTCCGTCTCATACATGAACGTTAGTTATGTCGAGATGGGGATATGTACACGCCCGAatggaaattattattattattattggtaACCGAGAATTGCGAATCTAGCTAAGGGAGTTGTGATTATTCCAGTTTCTTCGATGGGTATCATTATTAATGGCGGCATCTGCATGTGTAAGTTTGCTGGGAAATGCAGGACATTGCCTAGGAATATCTGTAACCCGACAAGCTCATAAAGGTGGTCATCATATGGAAGgaggaaaaacaaattaatggAGAAACCCAAATCCAGCTTTTGctttaattgaaataaatatataaaaataaaaataaaaataaaaaagaacccACACTGGGGCtcttaaaaaacaaaaataattgctTTAACAATGTTTGGTAGTTGACCCCCTTTAAAGtttattttcttccttttatgattacttttttttttaaaagataactTTTCTCTAATGTTCATTGTATATTGAAGAAGCTGATCGGATCGATCTTTCTAATTCTATTGATTTCTCAGATCCTGTGGGCTTCTCCGAATTAgctatttttctaatttcttttccttcttatGATGCGAGAGAGTTAACCTGATCGACAATTGATGAGTCAGAAtcatcaaaattttgaaaatacaaGGAAAAAAACTTAATATAATCAAGTAATCCATGGTAATTCATCCTAGTATTCAATTTTTTCCAAGATTGTAAAGTAACAATACTGATAATATCATTACAGGGAAAACAGAAATCTGATATTTTTTGGGTATGGTATGGTTAGTTGACAATTTGTGCTCAAATCGGGAAACTTTAATTACCTGCAGTTAGGACTCGAACTCTAGCGCATCATGATCGAGGATTAAGTTAATATTGGAGTGAGATTAACTAAGTTTAATGAATAGATTGAATAGACTTCGTAATCTCGCTGGAaacaataaattgaaaatgctGATCATACGGTGATTGCTTTTGTTTGTTGCTTGGCATGTTTCTCCTTGGAGTACGTGTCCTAAGAATTAGAATCTACCTTTTCTTGACCCCAATTTTGTTAATTAACTCCCAACAAGATTTTATTTAACTAAGTCATCATCAGATTCATCCTTCAATCTTCTTTCTTCATGGCAGGAAGCTTCTTCTGAGAACTTTTATCGTTCGTTTCTTTAATGCATTAACTAATATTAAAACTTCCATGATTCCAAAGCATCGAGCAGCATAATTTTCTAATCTTTAAAATCCTATAATTTAATCAGAATAAtcgtttttttatttcaatgccCATGCTACCTGCCAGAGCAGGAACCCACTACTGTCACATGTACCTTATTCTTCCCaaagattttctctattttctttttttcttttatattaccCATTGTTGCGAGCTTTACTATGATCTAATCAGAAAAAAGATTGTGACATCACGCAATTCATGTAAcgttcatatattttttattcagaTCCAATATCTAAGGCTGATATTTTCTCTGCCCAACTGAAATTGATTGAAGCAAAGACAATATTCACTGCTATACACTCGTACCCCCCCTCCTCAATAATTTAACTTCTATCCCACCCTCCCGAAATGATACGACATGACATAATAATCAAAGCGACAAAAAGGCAAAAGAATACAGACATAATGCCTCGAGTATCAGTTGAATTGGTGTTGCTCCGTCGCAGCACCCCATGACCAGAAGTTCTGGTGGTCGTCGATGCCATTGAACATGTTGCAGATCAGGTTCTCCTCTTGGACAATCGGGTGATCCATCTTCAAGCAGTGTTGGAGGTCAGGTCTAGGCAGGTTCAGAGGCCTTGATGATGGAGGTAATGCGTGCTTCGAATTACTTAAGTGGGAGGAGGAGATAGGGCTGCTCATCACCGATGTCCTAGATAAATCTAAGTTGATCTCCGAACTGTTTTCGCAGCTTTCATTGTTGCCCCAAGATCCCTGGTCAATTTCCCTCTTCATGCTTGGCGCTTCCGTTGTGTTCCTTCTCTTTAGAGCCAACAACTACACCAAAATTGAAGTTTGTGGATGAGCAAACTTTTCCTAAAGATTCTTTTACGATGGATTTAATCGTAGATCCTGGGATTATAATGCACTATGGGCACTTGCAACCATCAATCCTTGTTGTGTTAGTAAGGAAAAACAAAGTGAAATTGGAGGTATGTCAAGTAGATGTCCTTGCTTGTTACGTATTTTATCGATCTGAACCAATCACACACACTTTCATGAATATCTACCGAAGATCTTGACAACAATTACTTAGAATGTTTCATTCCTTATAGCGGAGCCTCGAATTTACGGATATTCTGACAGCAACTGAAAATTCTGAGAGATTAATGCATACCTCGTTATGGAGTTTCTCATTTTGAGCTTGGAGGTTCTCATTATCAGCCTTGAGAGCATCACACTGTTTCTTCAGCACCTCGTAGTCCCTCTCCAGCTGCTTGGTCTTCCATCG from Punica granatum isolate Tunisia-2019 chromosome 2, ASM765513v2, whole genome shotgun sequence includes the following:
- the LOC116194147 gene encoding probable WRKY transcription factor 72, with translation MQSSLSRSLTEEKSTESSDHGEDRLSMKQEDEIKSATAEIGEVREENERLKRMLDQLKEDYRSLEVQFFGILQREASGRSLMDFSTSLEDTKLGQEPVCLSLGMCPVESKQDKRKETWKRADGELKSGLGLRLNTKLQLSPEVISSPDPEDRTSLEGPKDEDAGEIWPPSKVQKMEGDGDSNDISQQAQMKRARVSIRAWCDSTTMNDGCQWRKYGQKISKGNPCPRAYYRCTVAPACPVRKQVQRCAEDMSVLITTYEGTHNHPLQLSAKAMASTTSAAASMLLSGSSSSSQTGLGPTATILAGPDGLNFSLYDNSIRSNCRHPFYNPNSPSQIHPTITLDLTTPPPTPAMTHLSSLNRLDARPRFLGSSLGFSNNLPSVCTPSDPVNGLEKQTREPSQSLTDTLTKVLTTDPAFQSAIAAAVQSMVKNKTQFAGQSSFPLLQNPLPFPVDETAPKPMLDIDSNGL
- the LOC116198193 gene encoding homeobox-leucine zipper protein ATHB-20; its protein translation is MAFPPPAGNFMFHHHYEDHHHHHQDQQLPCTSLNSSLNNNIPSPPFPGNNHVPYMMRRSVSFSGIDHHHQKCEDGSGPGDDDLSDDASQLGEKKKRLNLEQVKALEKSFELGNKLEPERKLQLARALGLQPRQIAIWFQNRRARWKTKQLERDYEVLKKQCDALKADNENLQAQNEKLHNELLALKRRNTTEAPSMKREIDQGSWGNNESCENSSEINLDLSRTSVMSSPISSSHLSNSKHALPPSSRPLNLPRPDLQHCLKMDHPIVQEENLICNMFNGIDDHQNFWSWGAATEQHQFN